The following are encoded together in the Desulfococcus multivorans genome:
- the eno gene encoding phosphopyruvate hydratase produces the protein MTEIFEVKAREVLDSRGNPTIEVDVELACGATGRAIVPSGASTGTREALELRDGDAGRYLGKGVTKAVHNVISEIAPAVQGMDAADQYALDQRMIELDGTTNKSKLGANAILGVSMAATRASAAAYGLSLYKYLGGVNARYLPVPMMNVINGGAHAANTLDIQEFMIIPFGADSIAEAVRMGAETFHALKKILKGENLNTAVGDEGGFAPDLKSNEDAVKYIIKAIEAAGYAPGNDIGIALDAAASEFYRNGKYHLASEGKKLNAEDMIEYYGELISKYPVLSIEDGLAEEDWEGWARMTESLGMGVQLVGDDVFVTNPGIFSDGIENGIANSILIKLNQIGTVTETLDAIAMANQAGYTTVISHRSGESEDTFISDLVVAVNGGQIKTGSLSRTDRIAKYNQLIRIEEELGEGALFTKNIFVAE, from the coding sequence ATGACCGAGATATTTGAGGTGAAGGCGAGAGAAGTGTTGGATTCCCGGGGAAATCCAACCATAGAGGTCGATGTGGAGTTGGCCTGCGGGGCCACGGGGCGGGCTATCGTTCCTTCGGGCGCCTCGACGGGTACGCGGGAAGCGCTGGAACTCCGGGACGGTGATGCCGGGCGGTACCTGGGAAAAGGCGTGACCAAGGCCGTCCATAACGTCATCAGCGAAATCGCTCCGGCAGTCCAGGGAATGGACGCCGCGGACCAGTATGCCCTGGACCAGCGCATGATCGAGCTGGACGGTACAACCAACAAGTCAAAGCTGGGGGCCAACGCCATCCTGGGGGTCTCCATGGCGGCGACCCGCGCGTCGGCCGCTGCCTACGGGCTCTCCCTCTACAAATACCTGGGGGGTGTTAACGCCCGATACCTGCCGGTGCCCATGATGAACGTCATCAACGGCGGCGCTCATGCGGCCAACACCCTTGACATACAGGAGTTCATGATCATTCCCTTTGGCGCCGACAGTATCGCCGAGGCCGTTCGGATGGGCGCCGAAACCTTTCATGCCTTGAAAAAGATTCTGAAAGGAGAGAATCTCAACACCGCCGTAGGCGACGAGGGCGGTTTCGCTCCGGATTTGAAATCCAACGAGGACGCGGTCAAGTATATCATCAAAGCCATCGAGGCGGCGGGCTATGCGCCGGGTAACGATATCGGCATCGCGCTGGATGCCGCGGCGAGCGAGTTTTACCGGAACGGTAAATATCATCTGGCCTCCGAGGGAAAGAAACTTAACGCCGAGGATATGATCGAGTATTACGGCGAGCTGATCTCAAAATATCCGGTGCTGTCCATCGAGGATGGATTGGCGGAAGAGGATTGGGAGGGCTGGGCTCGAATGACCGAAAGTCTGGGTATGGGCGTCCAGTTGGTCGGCGACGACGTTTTCGTCACTAACCCCGGCATCTTCAGTGACGGCATTGAGAACGGGATTGCCAATTCGATTTTGATCAAGCTGAATCAGATCGGTACCGTGACTGAGACGCTGGATGCCATCGCCATGGCCAACCAGGCCGGTTACACTACGGTTATCTCTCACAGAAGCGGCGAAAGCGAAGACACCTTCATTTCCGATCTGGTGGTGGCGGTCAACGGCGGTCAGATCAAGACCGGCTCCCTCTCTCGAACCGACCGGATCGCCAAATACAACCAGCTCATTCGGATCGAAGAAGAACTGGGTGAAGGTGCGCTGTTCACTAAAAACATCTTCGTTGCGGAGTAG
- a CDS encoding DUF6504 family protein produces the protein MTKSKGKQRFVSEPIAPMGDNFDSEPMAAGGPGLPPAFAWRGQTLAIAGVRRVWRDTGFCRHGSKERYVRKHWFEVVTTDKRTARIYFDRQPHGPKPVSRWWLFSIDDGAD, from the coding sequence ATGACGAAGTCGAAAGGCAAACAGCGATTCGTGTCGGAGCCCATCGCACCGATGGGTGACAACTTCGATTCGGAGCCCATGGCGGCGGGGGGGCCGGGGTTGCCCCCCGCATTTGCCTGGCGGGGCCAGACCCTTGCCATCGCGGGGGTTCGTCGTGTATGGCGGGACACCGGTTTCTGCCGTCACGGCAGCAAAGAACGCTATGTGCGGAAGCACTGGTTCGAGGTGGTGACTACGGACAAGCGGACGGCGAGGATCTATTTTGACCGGCAACCCCATGGCCCTAAACCGGTTTCCCGGTGGTGGCTATTCAGCATCGACGACGGCGCCGACTGA
- a CDS encoding HD domain-containing protein produces MKCPGQDTQYWKEDAIYEVKCPECGGNVEFFKDDSARKCEHCGHRFPNPRMDFGCAAYCKYAKQCIGDLAPELLAQRDSLLKDRVAVEMKRYFKTDFKRIGHATRVARYAEAIGKQEDADIAVIMSAAYLHDIGIHEAERRHGSTAAVHQEKEGPPIARSILEKLGAETELIEEVCDIVGHHHHPRSEETLNFKVVYDADLIENLSEQLKKNAVTEEKLNHLLETAFLTPSGREEARRVLSAN; encoded by the coding sequence ATGAAATGTCCGGGACAGGATACCCAATACTGGAAAGAGGATGCCATCTACGAGGTGAAATGCCCTGAATGCGGAGGGAATGTGGAGTTTTTCAAGGACGACTCGGCCCGAAAATGCGAGCACTGCGGGCATCGGTTTCCCAACCCCAGGATGGACTTCGGATGCGCTGCCTACTGTAAGTATGCCAAGCAGTGCATTGGAGACCTCGCCCCCGAGTTGCTGGCCCAACGGGACAGCCTGCTCAAGGATCGGGTGGCCGTAGAGATGAAGCGTTATTTCAAAACGGATTTCAAGCGAATCGGACACGCCACCCGAGTGGCCCGGTATGCGGAGGCCATCGGAAAACAGGAGGACGCGGACATCGCCGTCATCATGTCGGCGGCCTACCTCCATGACATCGGCATCCACGAGGCGGAACGGCGTCACGGCAGCACCGCCGCCGTCCATCAGGAAAAGGAGGGACCTCCCATCGCGCGGTCGATCCTGGAAAAGCTGGGAGCCGAGACCGAACTCATCGAGGAGGTCTGTGACATCGTGGGTCACCACCACCATCCGCGGTCCGAGGAGACGCTCAACTTCAAGGTCGTCTACGACGCCGACCTTATCGAAAATCTGTCGGAGCAGCTGAAGAAAAACGCCGTCACCGAGGAAAAGCTGAACCACCTTCTCGAGACCGCCTTTTTAACCCCGAGCGGCCGCGAGGAGGCCCGCCGGGTCCTGTCGGCAAATTGA
- a CDS encoding carbohydrate ABC transporter permease, with translation MRGRFRFGEQTPAALIMAGPAMLGLILFIFTPFIAALVFSFTNLRLGSPLPITFVGVKQFQRIFTDPDFNRALANTFVFASAVVPLQTALALGLALIVNLGVRGTVVFRAIFFMPVVFPMSLVSVVWILIYAPGPEGMMNAFLHLLTGGRWTARDFLRDPVLALPSIMLLSIWQGSGFQMVILLAGLQGIPKALYEAAALDGAGVWHRFRHITLPQLRNPLLFVMMITTILAFRLFDQVQIMTRGGPDNATTTVMYEMVQAVFTRRQVARASAMTVVFFVLVMGVTWVQRRLTHPKRETE, from the coding sequence ATGAGAGGACGTTTCAGATTCGGCGAACAGACCCCCGCCGCGCTGATCATGGCAGGCCCGGCCATGCTCGGGTTGATCCTTTTCATCTTCACGCCCTTTATAGCGGCGCTGGTCTTTTCCTTCACCAATCTGCGCCTCGGCTCCCCCCTCCCCATCACTTTTGTCGGCGTCAAGCAGTTCCAGCGTATCTTCACCGATCCTGATTTCAACCGCGCCCTCGCCAACACCTTCGTTTTCGCATCGGCGGTGGTGCCGCTGCAGACGGCTTTGGCCCTGGGTCTTGCCCTGATCGTGAACCTGGGTGTTCGAGGCACTGTCGTTTTCCGGGCCATCTTCTTCATGCCCGTGGTCTTTCCCATGTCGCTGGTTTCAGTCGTCTGGATACTGATTTACGCCCCCGGCCCTGAAGGAATGATGAACGCGTTTCTGCATCTGCTCACCGGCGGCCGATGGACGGCCCGGGATTTCCTGCGCGATCCCGTCCTGGCGCTGCCGTCCATCATGCTTCTTTCCATATGGCAGGGATCGGGGTTTCAGATGGTGATCCTCCTCGCCGGTCTCCAGGGAATTCCAAAAGCCCTCTATGAAGCCGCTGCCCTGGACGGCGCAGGGGTCTGGCATCGCTTTCGGCATATCACGCTGCCCCAGTTGCGAAATCCTCTCCTCTTCGTCATGATGATCACCACCATCCTCGCCTTCCGACTGTTCGACCAGGTGCAGATCATGACGCGCGGGGGCCCGGATAACGCCACCACCACGGTGATGTACGAAATGGTCCAGGCCGTCTTCACCCGCCGGCAAGTGGCCCGGGCCAGCGCCATGACCGTGGTCTTCTTTGTCCTGGTGATGGGGGTAACATGGGTTCAGAGACGGTTGACGCATCCGAAACGGGAAACGGAATGA
- a CDS encoding CTP synthase, which yields MACATKYIFVTGGVLSSLGKGLASAAIGALLESRGLSVTIQKLDPYINVDPGTMNPFQHGEVFVTDDGAETDLDLGHYERFTTAVMGKKNNFTTGRIYDSVINKERRGDYLGGTVQVIPHITDEIKESIRLAADGVDVVIVEIGGTIGDIESLPFLEAIRQFKADVGSENVCYIHLTLVPYIATAGEVKTKPTQHSVKELRSIGIQPNILLCRTSRPLDDGIKSKIALFCNVDKQMVITAKDVECIYEVPLGFHDEGLDDRIMETLHIWTRAPRLEAWEEFVRRYKSPDHEVTIAIVGKYVDLTESYKSLNEALYHGGVPNSARVRLLFLDSETITPETCAEKLAGVDGILVPGGFGARGIEGKILAASYARTRKIPYFGICLGMQIAVIEFARNVAGLSQAHSSEFDQDTPDPVIYLMREWYDEKTGTVQTRDADSVKGGTMRLGAYPCRLEKDTLAYAAYGQEMISERHRHRYEFNNAYLDRLIESGLVVSGIYPEGRLVEIVELKDHPWFLGCQFHPEFKSRPMAPHPLFTAFIGAALAEARREGRATKEK from the coding sequence ATGGCGTGTGCGACAAAATATATTTTTGTAACCGGCGGCGTTTTGTCGTCATTGGGGAAAGGGCTGGCATCAGCAGCCATCGGCGCGCTTCTGGAAAGCCGGGGGCTCAGCGTCACCATTCAAAAGCTCGATCCCTACATCAACGTTGACCCGGGAACCATGAATCCCTTTCAACACGGCGAGGTGTTCGTGACGGACGACGGCGCGGAGACCGATCTGGACCTGGGGCACTACGAGCGGTTCACCACTGCGGTGATGGGAAAGAAGAACAATTTCACCACGGGTCGCATCTACGACTCGGTTATCAACAAGGAACGGCGGGGCGACTACCTGGGTGGAACAGTCCAGGTCATTCCCCACATCACCGACGAGATCAAGGAGAGCATCCGACTTGCGGCCGACGGCGTGGATGTGGTGATCGTTGAAATCGGCGGGACCATCGGCGACATCGAGAGCCTCCCCTTTTTGGAGGCGATCCGCCAGTTCAAGGCCGATGTGGGTTCCGAGAACGTCTGCTATATTCACCTCACGCTGGTTCCCTATATCGCCACCGCCGGGGAGGTGAAAACCAAACCGACGCAACACAGCGTCAAGGAACTCCGATCCATCGGTATCCAACCCAATATTCTTCTGTGCCGGACCTCCCGTCCTCTGGACGACGGCATCAAGTCCAAGATCGCCCTGTTCTGCAACGTTGACAAGCAGATGGTGATCACCGCCAAAGACGTGGAGTGTATTTATGAGGTGCCCCTGGGCTTTCATGACGAAGGGCTCGACGATCGGATCATGGAAACCCTCCACATCTGGACCCGGGCGCCGCGGCTCGAGGCATGGGAGGAATTTGTCCGGCGTTACAAGTCGCCGGACCATGAGGTGACCATCGCCATTGTCGGAAAATATGTGGATCTCACCGAATCCTACAAGAGTCTCAACGAGGCGCTTTACCACGGCGGCGTTCCCAACAGCGCCAGGGTTCGGTTGCTTTTCCTGGATTCGGAGACCATCACGCCGGAAACCTGCGCTGAAAAGCTGGCCGGGGTCGACGGGATTCTGGTCCCCGGCGGATTCGGTGCCCGTGGGATTGAAGGGAAGATCCTCGCGGCGAGCTATGCGCGGACCCGAAAGATACCCTATTTCGGCATCTGCCTCGGCATGCAGATCGCGGTGATCGAATTTGCACGGAACGTGGCCGGGTTATCCCAGGCTCACAGTTCGGAGTTCGACCAGGATACGCCGGACCCTGTGATCTATTTGATGCGGGAATGGTACGACGAAAAAACAGGGACGGTTCAGACCCGGGACGCTGATTCGGTCAAGGGCGGCACGATGCGCCTGGGAGCCTATCCCTGTAGATTGGAGAAGGATACCCTGGCATATGCGGCCTATGGGCAGGAGATGATCTCGGAACGGCATCGTCACCGGTACGAGTTCAACAACGCCTATCTTGACCGTCTCATCGAGAGCGGGTTGGTGGTGAGCGGCATTTATCCTGAAGGGAGGCTTGTGGAGATCGTTGAGCTCAAGGATCACCCCTGGTTTTTGGGATGCCAGTTTCATCCCGAGTTCAAGTCTCGGCCCATGGCGCCCCACCCGCTCTTTACGGCGTTCATTGGCGCCGCCCTTGCGGAGGCCCGGCGTGAGGGCCGGGCCACGAAGGAGAAATAG
- a CDS encoding DsrE family protein, translating into MVKFLFVLSQDDNEKATRCFQFARIAHSKGHHVDMFFIDSGVMWANKDRDLTLKTATGDCPADYLPYLVENEVATGICTPCAKNRGLDESKFFSNMLLDGGPHLIDMAVEAKVFNF; encoded by the coding sequence ATGGTCAAGTTTTTATTCGTATTGAGTCAAGATGACAACGAAAAGGCAACCCGGTGTTTTCAGTTCGCCAGAATTGCCCATTCCAAGGGACATCATGTCGACATGTTTTTCATCGACAGCGGCGTCATGTGGGCCAACAAGGACAGGGACCTGACCCTCAAGACCGCCACGGGGGACTGCCCGGCGGACTATCTTCCCTATTTGGTGGAAAACGAAGTCGCCACCGGCATCTGCACCCCCTGCGCCAAGAATCGCGGACTCGACGAATCCAAATTCTTCAGTAATATGCTGCTGGACGGCGGGCCGCATCTCATCGACATGGCGGTTGAAGCAAAGGTGTTCAATTTCTGA
- a CDS encoding ABC transporter ATP-binding protein yields MASIVFDQVKKYYDGETPVVDHLDLEVRDGEFLVLVGPSGCGKSTVLRMAAGLEMVSDGEIRIGGRVVNDLPPQQRNVAMVFQNYALYPHMTVRRNLEFPLRMQKLPRREIARRVSKTAEMLGLSPVLDRRPKTLSGGQRQRVAMGRAIVRDADVFLMDEPLSNLDARLRIQIRTDIAALQARLRVTTLYVTHDQVEAMTMGQRVAVMRSGKLEQTAPPQALYERPASVFVAGFIGSPGMNILRAELASDDNGLAARINRFRLALPDDIFSRCPTLEAWIGRELLVGIRPEGISLADEHDDAGIPAAVRATESLGHETILHAAAEVTTVAFDAQTPFTAVTETPILSAVLRGHRPLRHGEPLRLSINSGNLHFFAPDGKAIGCPFHP; encoded by the coding sequence ATGGCATCGATCGTTTTCGACCAGGTGAAGAAATACTATGACGGTGAGACCCCGGTCGTCGACCACCTGGATCTTGAGGTTCGGGATGGTGAATTCCTGGTTTTGGTAGGGCCGTCGGGATGCGGGAAATCCACGGTGCTCCGCATGGCGGCGGGGCTTGAGATGGTAAGCGACGGCGAAATCCGCATCGGCGGCCGGGTGGTGAACGACCTGCCGCCCCAGCAACGCAATGTGGCAATGGTATTCCAAAACTACGCCCTATATCCCCACATGACGGTCCGCCGAAACCTGGAATTCCCGCTGCGGATGCAGAAGCTGCCGCGCAGGGAAATTGCACGGCGGGTTTCGAAAACGGCTGAGATGCTCGGCCTCTCGCCGGTGCTGGACCGGCGGCCGAAAACCCTGTCCGGGGGCCAGCGCCAGCGCGTGGCCATGGGCCGAGCCATTGTCCGCGACGCCGACGTCTTCCTGATGGACGAACCGCTCTCCAACCTCGACGCTCGGCTGAGGATCCAGATCCGAACCGATATCGCCGCCCTTCAGGCACGCCTCAGGGTCACCACCCTTTACGTCACTCACGACCAGGTCGAAGCCATGACAATGGGGCAACGAGTGGCAGTGATGCGGTCTGGAAAACTCGAGCAGACGGCGCCGCCCCAAGCGCTTTACGAGCGCCCCGCCAGCGTCTTTGTGGCCGGCTTCATCGGCAGCCCGGGCATGAACATTCTCCGGGCTGAACTGGCTTCCGACGACAACGGCCTCGCCGCCCGAATAAACAGGTTCAGGCTGGCCCTGCCCGACGATATTTTTTCCCGATGTCCGACCCTCGAGGCATGGATCGGCCGAGAGCTCCTCGTCGGCATCCGCCCCGAAGGGATCTCTCTCGCCGATGAGCACGATGACGCCGGCATCCCGGCGGCGGTGCGGGCCACCGAATCCCTGGGTCATGAAACCATTCTCCACGCCGCCGCCGAAGTGACCACGGTCGCATTCGACGCCCAAACCCCATTCACCGCCGTCACGGAAACGCCGATCCTTTCCGCCGTACTCCGGGGCCACCGGCCATTACGGCACGGGGAGCCCCTGCGCCTCAGCATCAACTCCGGCAACCTTCACTTTTTTGCCCCCGACGGCAAGGCCATTGGATGTCCTTTTCATCCATGA
- the tsaA gene encoding tRNA (N6-threonylcarbamoyladenosine(37)-N6)-methyltransferase TrmO — protein sequence METIEYRPIGIIHTPFNCPEGTPIQPPGGLDHCGVVEVFSEFHEGLRDVEGFSHLILLYHCHLAGAARLTVMPFLDDAAHGLFATRAPARPNAIGLSVVRLLRVEEGRLYIREVDIVDGTPLLDIKPYVPKFDSRSPERTGWLEKQAHRTEQARDDGRFSDR from the coding sequence ATGGAGACCATTGAATACCGTCCCATCGGCATCATCCACACCCCCTTCAACTGCCCGGAGGGAACTCCGATTCAGCCGCCCGGCGGCCTCGATCATTGCGGGGTGGTGGAGGTCTTCTCCGAATTTCACGAAGGGCTTCGGGACGTCGAGGGGTTTTCCCATCTTATCCTGCTATACCATTGTCACCTTGCCGGGGCCGCCCGTCTGACGGTCATGCCGTTTCTGGACGACGCCGCTCACGGGCTCTTCGCGACCCGGGCCCCGGCCCGGCCCAACGCCATAGGGCTTTCGGTGGTGCGCCTCCTCCGGGTCGAGGAAGGGCGTCTCTACATTCGGGAGGTGGACATCGTCGACGGCACGCCGCTTCTCGACATCAAACCCTACGTCCCGAAATTCGACAGCCGGTCGCCCGAGCGGACCGGATGGCTCGAGAAACAGGCTCACCGGACCGAACAGGCTCGGGATGACGGACGGTTTTCAGATCGATAA
- a CDS encoding carbohydrate ABC transporter permease: protein MKRILAPTLTYMTLTTAALLFLAPVAIMTAGSFKPDDRVLVEAGTTAAFIPTDASLKNYADVFARTDFLRFLFNSLFINGTIVVCGLIVNSMAAYAFARLRWRGRELCFNLVLALMILPFEAIAVPLFYGVSILGLRDTYTAQILPFIANAFSIVLFYTFFIDLPRELEEAARLDGAGTLHIFFGIIAPNAGPAFAAAAILSFLIWWGSYLWPMMITIGPRVRPLPVAIAAFHTLPPPAWGDILAFGVMMAAPVIAIFLIFQRGFVRGVAASAIKG, encoded by the coding sequence ATGAAGCGGATCCTGGCGCCGACACTGACGTACATGACGCTCACGACGGCGGCCCTGCTCTTTCTGGCGCCGGTGGCCATAATGACGGCGGGCAGCTTCAAGCCGGACGATCGGGTGTTGGTGGAGGCCGGCACCACGGCCGCCTTCATACCGACGGACGCCTCCCTGAAGAACTACGCAGACGTCTTCGCTCGCACCGACTTTCTCCGATTTCTGTTCAACTCACTTTTTATCAACGGCACGATCGTCGTCTGCGGCCTGATCGTCAATTCCATGGCCGCATACGCTTTTGCGCGCCTCCGCTGGCGAGGCCGCGAGCTTTGCTTCAATCTCGTTCTGGCGCTCATGATCCTTCCCTTCGAGGCTATCGCAGTGCCCCTTTTCTATGGCGTATCCATCCTCGGCCTGCGCGACACCTATACGGCTCAAATTCTGCCCTTCATCGCCAACGCCTTCTCCATCGTTCTCTTCTATACCTTCTTCATCGACCTGCCCCGGGAGTTGGAGGAGGCGGCGCGCCTCGACGGCGCCGGTACGCTGCACATATTCTTCGGAATCATCGCACCCAATGCCGGGCCGGCGTTCGCTGCTGCGGCGATCTTGTCGTTTCTGATCTGGTGGGGGTCCTATCTCTGGCCCATGATGATCACCATCGGCCCGCGGGTACGTCCCCTACCGGTGGCCATCGCCGCCTTCCACACCCTCCCCCCGCCGGCGTGGGGCGACATCCTCGCTTTTGGCGTGATGATGGCGGCACCGGTGATCGCGATATTCCTGATCTTTCAGCGCGGCTTCGTACGCGGCGTTGCCGCCTCAGCCATTAAAGGTTGA
- a CDS encoding extracellular solute-binding protein has translation MHWSIRNITARLALAGPLPRLFLLAYIAMISGCGDATAPERNTVLDAWAHAGQELERSTLVDQVLRFNAAHRDLRVRLTLIPEGSYNAQVQAAAAAGELPDLLEFDGPFLYGYVWQGRLQPVDRLLTPHLLSDLIPSIIAQGTYHGRLWSVGAFDSGLGLYADRTRLARAGIPIPTPARPWTSLEFTEILDRLAADDPDGQVLDLKLNYAGEWYTYAFSPLIQSAGGDLVERNGSGRATGILNGPETVRAMTIVQDWIISGRVDPNIDDAAFITGRTALAMGGHWNWSQYREHLGRDLLLLPLPDFGRGPRTGQGSWSWAVTADSLNPEAASRFLSFLLRPEEVLAITRANGAVPATRSAVSRSRDYRPGGPLHIFVEQLETGAAIPRPRTPAYPVITAAFQKSFDRIRSGGDVQAALDRAARMIDLEIEDNQGYPLIGRGREEAMR, from the coding sequence ATGCATTGGAGCATCCGAAACATCACCGCGCGCCTCGCGCTTGCAGGTCCGTTGCCGCGCCTTTTTCTTCTGGCATATATAGCGATGATATCGGGATGCGGGGATGCGACCGCGCCTGAACGCAATACCGTCCTCGATGCCTGGGCCCACGCAGGCCAGGAGTTGGAACGCAGCACACTCGTGGATCAGGTCCTCCGATTCAATGCAGCCCATCGCGATCTTCGGGTCCGCCTGACCCTGATTCCCGAAGGCAGTTACAACGCCCAGGTACAGGCTGCCGCGGCAGCCGGCGAGTTGCCCGATCTGCTGGAATTCGACGGGCCATTCCTCTATGGCTATGTCTGGCAGGGACGACTCCAACCGGTGGATCGCCTGCTGACCCCGCATCTGCTCTCCGACCTGATCCCATCCATCATCGCCCAGGGAACGTACCACGGCCGCCTCTGGTCGGTGGGCGCCTTCGATTCCGGCCTTGGACTCTATGCCGACCGCACCCGCCTCGCCCGAGCCGGAATTCCCATTCCCACCCCTGCACGGCCCTGGACTTCTCTTGAATTCACCGAGATTCTCGATCGGCTGGCCGCCGATGACCCGGACGGACAGGTCCTTGACCTGAAGCTCAATTACGCAGGCGAATGGTATACCTATGCTTTTTCACCGCTTATCCAGTCGGCGGGCGGCGACCTCGTCGAGAGGAACGGCAGCGGCCGAGCGACGGGCATCCTCAACGGCCCCGAGACGGTTCGGGCCATGACGATCGTTCAGGACTGGATCATCAGTGGCCGGGTCGACCCCAACATCGATGATGCCGCCTTCATCACGGGCCGGACGGCACTGGCCATGGGCGGACACTGGAACTGGAGCCAATACCGTGAACACCTCGGCCGGGACCTGCTCTTGCTGCCCCTGCCCGATTTCGGTCGAGGCCCCCGAACAGGACAGGGATCCTGGAGCTGGGCCGTCACGGCTGACAGTCTGAATCCCGAGGCCGCTTCGCGGTTTCTCTCCTTTCTGCTGCGCCCGGAGGAGGTGCTCGCCATAACCCGCGCAAACGGCGCCGTCCCGGCGACCCGATCCGCCGTGTCGCGATCCCGCGACTACCGACCGGGCGGGCCGCTGCATATCTTTGTCGAGCAGCTTGAAACGGGTGCCGCGATCCCGCGACCCCGCACGCCGGCCTATCCGGTAATCACGGCGGCTTTTCAAAAGAGTTTCGACCGCATCCGCAGCGGCGGGGATGTCCAGGCGGCCCTTGACCGGGCGGCCCGGATGATCGACCTCGAGATCGAGGACAACCAGGGCTATCCACTGATCGGTCGAGGCCGGGAGGAAGCAATGCGATGA